Proteins found in one Desulfuromonas thiophila genomic segment:
- the flhA gene encoding flagellar biosynthesis protein FlhA, with the protein MLEFITENKWFRLLVRSDIVAALGLVMILMLMIIPLPPVLLDICLALNITIALLILIISLYTARSVEFAVFPAVLLATTLFRLSLNVASTRLILLNGEQGPSAAGAVIMSFGQFVVGGNYVVGIVIFVILVIINFMVITKGAGRVAEVAARFTLDAMPGKQMAIDADLNAGLINEQQAKERRAAITQEADFYGAMDGASKFVRGDAIAGIIITLINIGAGFVIGVAQKGMPAMEAAQNYTILTVGDGLVGQIPALIISTAAGILVTRTAGTGDFGSELKSQFSVHPQALWVVSAILLAFALIPGLPFGPFMVLSATLALIAYRLQQTEKIPAELEKAATEAERRGAAPGPSEEDNYDEMLHVDLLELEVGYGLIPLVDAGQDGELLSRIRSIRKQFALDAGFIVPPVHIKDNLQLKPNEYSFLLKGVRIGGAEMLPGHYMAMNPGMATETIKGITTKEPAFGLPAVWISEDKKERAQIAGYTVVDCTTVMATHISELIKRHAHELLGRQEAQNLLDNLKKNYPKLVEDLVPDPLSLGLIMRILQNLLREGVSIRDLRTILETMADYAAVRDPDLLTEHVRSALARQISSQYALDNLLSVLTLDRRLEENIRQALQPTEHGGSYLALDPRQAQALLDALAGQLQQFAGGLTPVLLCPPTIRPHVKKLTERYLPSLVVLSHNEIAPQLKVRSVGTVKVDAS; encoded by the coding sequence ATGCTGGAATTTATAACCGAAAACAAGTGGTTCCGCCTGTTGGTGCGCAGCGACATCGTCGCGGCACTGGGCCTGGTGATGATCCTGATGCTGATGATCATCCCGCTGCCGCCGGTGCTGCTGGATATCTGTCTGGCCCTCAACATCACCATCGCCCTGCTGATCCTGATCATCAGCCTCTATACGGCGCGGTCGGTGGAATTCGCCGTCTTTCCCGCAGTGCTGCTGGCCACCACCCTGTTCCGCCTGTCCCTCAATGTCGCCAGTACCCGCCTGATCCTGCTCAACGGCGAACAGGGCCCCAGCGCCGCCGGTGCCGTCATCATGTCCTTCGGCCAGTTTGTCGTTGGTGGCAACTATGTGGTCGGCATTGTTATTTTCGTCATTCTGGTGATCATCAACTTTATGGTCATCACCAAGGGCGCCGGCCGCGTCGCCGAGGTGGCCGCCCGCTTCACCCTCGACGCCATGCCCGGCAAGCAGATGGCCATCGACGCCGACCTCAACGCCGGCCTGATCAACGAACAGCAGGCCAAGGAACGTCGCGCCGCCATCACCCAGGAAGCGGACTTCTATGGTGCCATGGACGGTGCCAGCAAGTTCGTGCGCGGCGATGCCATCGCCGGCATCATCATTACCCTGATCAATATCGGCGCCGGCTTTGTCATTGGTGTGGCTCAGAAGGGCATGCCTGCCATGGAAGCAGCGCAGAACTACACCATCCTCACCGTCGGTGACGGCCTGGTCGGTCAGATTCCGGCCCTGATCATCTCCACCGCCGCCGGCATTCTGGTCACCCGTACCGCCGGCACCGGCGACTTCGGCAGCGAACTCAAAAGCCAGTTCAGTGTCCATCCCCAGGCCCTCTGGGTCGTTTCCGCCATTCTACTGGCCTTCGCCCTGATTCCCGGTCTGCCCTTCGGTCCGTTCATGGTGCTCTCAGCGACCCTGGCGCTGATTGCCTATCGCCTGCAGCAGACCGAAAAAATCCCGGCAGAACTGGAAAAGGCCGCCACCGAAGCAGAACGCAGGGGTGCCGCTCCAGGCCCCAGCGAGGAGGACAATTATGACGAAATGCTGCATGTCGACCTGCTGGAGCTTGAGGTTGGCTACGGCCTGATTCCGCTGGTCGATGCCGGCCAGGACGGCGAGCTGCTCAGCCGCATCCGCTCCATCCGCAAGCAGTTCGCGCTTGATGCCGGCTTTATCGTACCGCCGGTTCACATCAAGGACAACCTGCAGCTTAAACCCAACGAATACAGCTTTCTGCTTAAGGGTGTACGCATCGGCGGCGCCGAGATGCTGCCCGGCCACTATATGGCCATGAACCCAGGCATGGCGACCGAGACCATCAAGGGCATCACCACCAAGGAACCGGCCTTCGGCCTGCCGGCAGTGTGGATTTCCGAAGACAAAAAGGAACGGGCCCAGATCGCCGGCTATACCGTGGTTGATTGCACCACGGTTATGGCGACCCATATCAGTGAACTGATCAAGCGCCATGCCCACGAGCTGCTTGGCCGGCAAGAGGCACAAAACTTGCTAGACAACCTGAAGAAAAACTACCCCAAACTGGTCGAGGATCTGGTACCCGACCCCCTGAGTCTGGGGCTAATCATGCGGATTCTGCAGAATCTGCTGCGTGAAGGCGTCTCCATCCGCGACCTGCGCACCATCTTAGAAACCATGGCCGACTATGCCGCCGTGCGCGATCCCGACCTGCTCACCGAGCATGTGCGCAGTGCCTTGGCACGCCAGATCAGTTCACAGTACGCCCTGGACAATCTGCTGTCGGTCCTTACCCTCGACCGCCGGCTAGAGGAAAACATTCGCCAGGCACTGCAGCCGACCGAACATGGCGGCAGCTATCTGGCCCTCGACCCGCGCCAGGCCCAGGCCCTGCTGGACGCCCTGGCAGGACAGCTGCAACAGTTTGCCGGCGGCCTGACACCGGTGTTACTCTGTCCGCCAACGATCCGTCCGCATGTCAAAAAACTGACCGAGCGCTACCTGCCCAGCCTGGTGGTGCTGTCGCACA